In a single window of the Olivibacter sp. SDN3 genome:
- a CDS encoding FecR family protein, with product MPNDKRYQQLATKWLNGTITAAEKAEFAKWYNEFPDELEVPSNYAANQKEHRDRLLAEIKRRTGREDPKKPRLGIRLWPAAAAAVLLLIGLSWMGIYFYRGSLPMEQLSAYDDTTIQPGKEQATLVLANGKTITLDSAITDEIARESGVSISKNKDGFLAYRISGDEKSALQNATNTIRTPRGGQFQVELPDGTKVWLNAASSITYSVANRSIRKVKLIGEAYFEVFPEKARPFIVETPLQEVEVLGTVFNVNAYPDNDKVQTTLASGKVMVNLLDSEGGKAVKSILNPGQQSTTDVGSGQIKIVEVNTDQVLSWKSGYFYFDDNNLEEVLHQLERWYDIEVVYNEQLLRYEDQFVGRVPRDTPFPTMLNVLKKIGVNFELKGKKLVITG from the coding sequence ATGCCTAATGATAAACGCTATCAACAGTTAGCCACCAAGTGGTTAAATGGTACGATCACAGCAGCAGAAAAAGCCGAATTCGCCAAGTGGTACAACGAATTTCCCGATGAGCTAGAGGTGCCATCAAACTATGCTGCAAACCAAAAGGAGCATCGCGATCGTTTGTTGGCCGAAATTAAACGGCGAACGGGTAGAGAAGATCCGAAAAAGCCTCGCTTAGGTATCCGCCTTTGGCCAGCTGCTGCCGCTGCAGTATTACTGCTGATCGGTTTATCCTGGATGGGTATTTATTTTTATCGCGGAAGCCTACCGATGGAACAGTTGAGTGCATATGACGATACCACAATTCAGCCGGGAAAAGAACAGGCTACCTTGGTTTTAGCAAACGGTAAAACCATCACTTTGGATAGCGCTATTACTGACGAAATAGCCCGTGAGAGTGGTGTTTCTATTTCTAAAAATAAAGATGGTTTTCTTGCCTACCGTATTTCCGGAGATGAAAAAAGTGCGTTGCAAAATGCCACGAATACCATTAGAACACCTCGGGGTGGTCAATTTCAGGTGGAACTGCCCGATGGGACAAAGGTTTGGTTAAATGCGGCCTCATCCATTACTTATAGCGTGGCCAATCGGTCTATTCGAAAAGTTAAGCTTATCGGTGAAGCTTATTTTGAAGTTTTTCCCGAAAAAGCACGGCCTTTTATTGTCGAGACACCTTTACAGGAGGTTGAGGTGTTGGGAACAGTTTTCAACGTGAACGCTTATCCCGATAACGATAAGGTGCAAACGACATTGGCTTCGGGTAAAGTCATGGTGAATTTACTGGATAGCGAAGGGGGGAAAGCGGTTAAAAGCATCTTGAATCCTGGGCAGCAATCTACAACGGATGTAGGCAGTGGACAGATAAAAATTGTCGAAGTGAACACCGATCAGGTCTTATCATGGAAAAGTGGGTATTTCTACTTCGATGATAATAACTTGGAAGAAGTGCTTCATCAATTGGAAAGATGGTACGATATCGAAGTGGTATATAATGAGCAGCTGTTGCGGTATGAAGATCAGTTTGTCGGTCGGGTGCCAAGAGACACCCCTTTCCCTACAATGCTTAATGTGCTGAAGAAAATTGGGGTAAATTTTGAGTTGAAGGGAAAGAAATTAGTCATCACGGGTTAA
- a CDS encoding RNA polymerase sigma-70 factor codes for MYNERSDSELVDLLKKDDSEAFTAIYDRYWQKMLLVAKHKVDCLEDAEEIVQDIFVGLWQRRANLEIKTALNHYLAVAVKYAVIKWLDKQHSKQRYLKQLGKQAYVDHSTQQQLSFNELKEQLAVWVNELPEKCRLVYRLSREEGLPQKKIATVLSLSEKTVEAHLGKATKFLKSKLAHMLTGLAFVFSWILDNLY; via the coding sequence ATGTACAATGAACGTTCGGATAGCGAATTAGTGGACTTGCTGAAAAAAGATGACAGCGAGGCATTTACTGCAATCTACGATCGGTATTGGCAAAAAATGTTACTGGTAGCTAAACATAAAGTTGACTGCCTGGAGGATGCTGAAGAAATTGTACAGGATATTTTTGTTGGACTTTGGCAACGTCGTGCCAATTTAGAGATAAAAACTGCTCTAAACCACTATTTAGCCGTTGCGGTCAAATATGCTGTTATTAAATGGTTGGATAAACAGCATAGTAAACAACGTTACTTGAAACAGTTAGGAAAGCAGGCTTATGTAGACCATAGTACGCAGCAACAGCTATCGTTCAATGAGCTGAAGGAGCAATTGGCCGTTTGGGTAAATGAGCTGCCTGAAAAATGCAGGTTGGTCTATCGATTGAGCCGGGAGGAAGGTCTACCACAAAAAAAGATCGCTACCGTATTATCCCTATCAGAAAAAACCGTAGAGGCCCATTTGGGCAAAGCAACCAAATTCCTGAAAAGCAAATTGGCACACATGCTTACCGGGCTAGCCTTTGTCTTTTCCTGGATACTCGACAACTTGTATTGA